The following proteins come from a genomic window of Salvia hispanica cultivar TCC Black 2014 chromosome 4, UniMelb_Shisp_WGS_1.0, whole genome shotgun sequence:
- the LOC125220982 gene encoding secreted RxLR effector protein 161-like — MKRIPYASAIGSIMYAMISTRPDVAYALSMTGRFQQNPGEEHWKTVKTILKYLRRTKEYFLVYGGQPELSVTGYTDASFQTDHDDYKSQSGYVFILNGGAVSWNSSKQGTTADSTTEAEYIVASEATKEVVALLEFVKELGVVPSASSAIPLYCDNTGAVAQAKEPRATNRNKHVPRRYHLIREIIERGDIKLERVPTDDNLADPFTKPLCIAKHNKHFESLGVKHFGRWL; from the coding sequence ATGAAGAGGATCCCATATGCTTCGGCTATAGGATCTATTATGTATGCCATGATATCTACTAGGCCAGATGTGGCCTATGCGCTTAGCATGACAGGCAGATTTCAGCAAAATCCCGGTGAGGAACATTGGAAAACTGTTAAGACTATTCTTAAGTACCTTAGAAGGACTAAAGAATATTTCTTAGTCTATGGTGGACAACCAGAGTTATCAGTTACTGGGTATACTGATGCTAGTTTCCAAACAGACCATGACGACTATAAGTCTCAGTCTGGATATGTTTTTATCCTCAATGGTGGAGCAGTGAGTTGGAATAGTTCCAAACAAGGTACAACTGCCGATTCCACCACCGAAGCCGAGTATATTGTTGCATCTGAAGCTACCAAAGAAGTTGTTGCTTTGTTAGAGTTCGTTAAGGAACTGGGTGTCGTTCCGAGTGCCAGTAGTGCAATACCTTTGTACTGTGACAATACTGGTGCTGTTGCGCAAGCAAAAGAACCCAGAGCTACGAACAGGAACAAACATGTTCCCAGAAGATATCATCTGATCAgagaaataattgaaagaggcgacataaaattagaaagagtACCCACTGATGATAATTTAGCTGATCCTTTCACTAAACCGTTATGTATAGCAAAACACAACAAGCACTTTGAGAGCTTAGGTGTTAAGCATTTTGGTAGATGGCTTTGA